In Candidatus Kerfeldbacteria bacterium, a single genomic region encodes these proteins:
- a CDS encoding DUF3467 domain-containing protein gives MNGQPQAQPNQQQINIKIDDTTLKGAYSNAMGVSHTKEEFVLDFMNLYPHQRAGIVAARVITSPGHMKRIYKALEENIKKYEDRFGSIEEAQAPGSGEVGFKTV, from the coding sequence ATGAATGGACAACCGCAAGCCCAACCAAACCAGCAGCAGATTAATATCAAAATTGATGACACGACTCTTAAAGGCGCGTATTCAAATGCTATGGGTGTCTCGCACACCAAGGAAGAATTTGTGCTTGACTTCATGAATTTGTATCCTCATCAGCGCGCCGGTATCGTGGCTGCGCGAGTCATCACCAGTCCTGGACACATGAAGCGGATTTACAAAGCCTTGGAGGAGAATATCAAGAAATATGAGGATCGGTTTGGCAGCATCGAGGAAGCGCAAGCGCCAGGTAGTGGGGAAGTCGGGTTCAAGACCGTCTAA